The sequence below is a genomic window from Papio anubis isolate 15944 chromosome X, Panubis1.0, whole genome shotgun sequence.
AGCCTCAGCCCCACAGTGGCTACAGTGTTCTGCTGGTGAGGTACCTCTCTGGCCTGCTCCCTGGATACCTACTTCCTCTGCTAGTTTTCACTGGTCTCCTACAACCCTGGAGtactccctgcctccttcccctcaGAGATGCTATCTTTCCATAGTCCATACAGAATTCCACAGTCAGGAATTCTATTACTTTAGGTcctaaataattttctgaaatcaTACCTCAGGTGAGCAACCCACAAAAGTGCTCACTTTACCAAGTCAACTTCCCTGGGCTTCAGTTGTGTTCCTGGTTGGGTGGGGGTGGACATGGGGAGTGCTAAAGAATaattaagaggaaaaaagtaaaatcatgactctcatataaatataaaatatatgcatgaaacattttatttaacttattaattAATGAGGAAACCAGTAAGATGTTACATATGGCTCAAAGGAGAATTCAAAGAGCCATACATATATAGGCAATAAGGAATATTGAAATAAGGAATGTACAAATAGACGCAAAATAAgccaaaaatcagttgcattccACCAgacatttatttgcatttctgtggacAAGAACTATTTGCATTATTATTAGTTTTCTACAATCTGAAGAGTTAGAAAATAACTCAAAGTCAATGAAAGGTGGAGATAACCCAGAAAGGTACTCTAAAAAGCACACCCAGGAAATTGTTTTTGCTGATTTTAAAGCCTTTCACAATTTTTTGTGATAGGAGAAAGGCCTCTTCCCTTTCCCACAGAAAACCACATCTAGTATAATAGCACAAAGATTGTCTGTGATGTGAGAACAGGCAGTTTTGCTTGTGGAATCCAATATATGTGTCCTCTTTATCTCCAAACCTTGATAAGGGATAGAGGCCTCCTCCCTCTTGGAGCATTGCTACTCAGAATGTGGTCTGGCATCACCTGAGATGTTTAGAAATTCTGATTTGGGGCCCCAGCCTAAatcaaaatctttattttttaaaggtcctggacctaaataaattaaaagacatCCTATGTTTATGGACTAGAAGagttaatattattaagatacCAATATTCCCACAAATGACCTACAggtttaatgcaatccctatcaaaatcccagcaggctttaaaaaaaaaaaaaattgacaagtataGCCTAAAACTCATACGGAAAttcaagggacccagaatagccaaagtaatcctgcAGAAGAGCAGAGTTGGATGACTACACTGCCCAATTTCAAAACtcactacaaagctatagtaatcaagccAGTGTTGTGCCAGCATCAGTTTAGACACATAGATTGACAGAACAGATGTGAGAGTCCAGAAATCAACCCATAcatctatggtcaattgatttttgacaggTGTGCCAAGACCATCTAGTAGAGAAAGAATGGtcttctcaacaaatggtgctaggacaacTGGGTATCCAcacacaaaggaatgaaattgGACAACGACctcatatcatatataaaaattaactcaaaatgagttagaaacttaaatgtaaaagctaaaactaaaaaGTTATTCAAAGAAAACCTGGGCATAAATGTTTATGACCTTGAATTAGGCAATGGTGTCTTAGATAGGACACTAAAAGCACAagtgacaagagaaaaacaaagaaaattgaacataattaagaacttttgtgcttcaaaggacaccattaagaaagtgaaaaaaaaaagaatgagagaaaatatttgcaaatcatatatctaaaaaAGAACTTGCACACTTAATATAtacagaactcttaaaactcaacaataaaaatacaaataacccaattttaaaatgggcaaatgacttgaatagagatttctccaaagaagatatacaaatgactatgaaaagatgctcaacatcagtagtcattagggaaatgcaaatcaaaaccacaatgagataccactttacatccactaaaacaacaacaaagacaatgACAGTGTTGGAACCTTCATACATTGTTAGTGGGCATGTAAACTGATGAAgggactttggaaaacagtctagcagttcctcaaaatgttaaacagagtCTTaacacatgacccagcaattctagtcccaggtatatacccaagggaattgaaaacatatgtctattATAAAAATCCTCATAGCTGCATTAGTCCTAACAgtcataaaatggaaacaatccaaatgcccagcaactgatgaatgagtaaataaaatgtggtatatccatacaatggaatataattcagccataaaaaagataaaagttaaaGACAATACGCTAAATGAAAGAGGCCATATAAAGGCTGCAtatagtattatttcatttatttgaaatatccaGAGTAATCCAATCTCTAGAAACAGAGAGTTCATTCGTGGTTGTTGGGCCTGTGAGGGAGGCGAGATGGGCAGTAACTATTCACGGGTAGGGGATTTCATTTTGGAATAAGGAAAACgttctgaaattatatttttggtgATGGGGTGATAGTTACACAAAttcatgaatatactaaaaaccacggAAATGTTTCAGAGGGTGAATTTCATGGCATAGGAATTGTATCTCAATAGtgcagtttgttgttgttattttttgagacaagtctcccgctgttgcacaggctggagtgcagtggactcggctcactgcaacctctgcctcccaggttcaagcaattctcctacctcagcctcgcaagtagctgggactacaggcgcccgccaccacgcccggctaaatttttttcgtatttttactagagacggggcttcaccatgttggccaggttggtctccacctcctgacctcgtaatccgcccgcctcggcctcccaaagtgctgggattacaggcttgagccaccgtgcccggcctagagcagttatttttaaaagatggtctTGAAACGTTCAGTGCCAAGTGGCCGGGATTTCCGACGGAAGTCAGCGCTCGTGCCCCCACCCCCCTGCCCCGCGACTCTGTTTCCCCGGCCCCTCCCCCCACCGACAAAGCGCGCTCCTCCCTAACGGTCGCCACTGCCCACTTCTGGTTTCGTCGCACACCCGCCTTTCACCATCCGCCATTCTTGTCACCTCAGCCGCTACCCTCGCTACCGCACCGACTTCGCCCGTGTGCTCGCCCGCACCCGCGCTGCCCGCCATGGCCACCGCCCAGCCTTCGCAGATCCGCCAGAAATACGACACCAACTGCGAGGCCGCCATCAACAGCCACATCAGGCTGGAGCTCTACACCTCCTACCTGTACCTGTCCATGGCTTTCTACTTCAACCGGGACGACGTGGCCCTGGAGAACTTCTTCCGCTACTTCCTGCGCCTGTCGGACGACAAGATGGAGCATGCCCAGAAGCTGATGAAGCTTCAGAACCTGCGCGGTGGCCGCATCCGCCTTCACGATATCAGGAAGCCAGAGCGCCAAGGCTGGGAGAGCGGGCTAGTGGCTATGGAGTCCGCCTTCCACCTGGAGAAGAACGTCAACCAGAGCCTGCTGGAGCTGTACCAGCTGGCCGTGGAGAAGGGCGACCCCCAGCTGTGCCACTT
It includes:
- the FTHL17 gene encoding ferritin heavy polypeptide-like 17; this translates as MATAQPSQIRQKYDTNCEAAINSHIRLELYTSYLYLSMAFYFNRDDVALENFFRYFLRLSDDKMEHAQKLMKLQNLRGGRIRLHDIRKPERQGWESGLVAMESAFHLEKNVNQSLLELYQLAVEKGDPQLCHFLESHYLHEQVKTIKELGGYVSNLRKMCSPEAGLAEYLFDKLTLGSRVKET